The Paenibacillus beijingensis nucleotide sequence CGTCTCCGGATGCCGCTCCAGAAATTCGACGAGCACGCGCACATAGTCGGGGTGCAGCCGCACATCGGGATTCAGCACGAGCGCATAGTCCGATTCCGCCGCCGCAAGCGCGCGGTTCTGCCCGCCTGCAAAACCCGTATTTTCAGCGCTGGCGATAATTTTCACCTTATCACGATCCCGGAATCGCTCCAGCTCCTGCAGCGTATCGTCCGCCGACGCGTTATCCAGCACGACGATACACTCGATCGGATAAGACTGGCGCATCACCGCTTCCAGGCAATCCACGATATCTCCCGCACTGTTATAAGTAACGATATGTACACTGACTGTCGGTGTTGAAGGGTTCATTTCCTGTTTCCTCTCCCATGCAAAAAAACACTGTTCTCAATATCTCATGATAGCTCCATTCTTCGCCTTTCGGCAACCGAATCATGATAGGCGCTCGTTAAGCCTTCAGCAGCAGATGGATCTTTCAGTCCGGCCAAAACCCGCAAAAAAAAGGCTGACGAGAACCTCTCGTTCTCACCAGCCTGCTTATCAACCTCTTTTTTCGAAACCGCTTCAAAAATTCAGCGCATCCGTCATGTGCTTTTTCACATCATACCCGAACTCGTTAAAAAATCCCGCAGCGCTTCGCGCCAGCCGCGCAAATCTTCAAAGCCATTCGCCCGGATCGCGCTGTGATCCATAACGGAATAGCGCGGTCTCGGCGCGGGTCTTGGAAACTGCTCCGTCGTGCACGGCTCCACTGTAACACTCATGCCGCTCTCTTCAAAAATCGCCTTTGCAAACTCGTACCAGGAGCAAGTGCCGCTATTAGAAGCGTGGTATATCCCATACGCCTCGCTTCCGGCCAACTCCAGCACAAACGCCGCCAAATCAGCCACATACGTCGGCGAACCGACCTGGTCGGCCACGACGCTTAGACGATCCCGCTCCTTGCCCAGCTTTAGCATCGTTTTCACGAAATTGTTGCCGTAACGGCCATACACCCACGATGTCCTGACGATAAAATAACGTTCGTGCAGCGTCTGCACCAGCTGTTCGCCCGCCAGCTTCGATTTTCCGTACACCGATAACGGATTCGTCCGGTCGTACTCGTTGTACGGCCTTGTCCCCGTGCCGTCAAAAACGTAATCCGTGCTGATAAAAATCAGCTTGGCCCCAACAGCTCGTGCGGCTACCGCCACATTGCGCGTCCCGGCGGCGTTCACCCGGTAAGCCGCATCCGGCTCCGCCTCCGCCTGATCCACCGCCGTATAAGCGGCGCAGTGAATGACCACGTCCGGCTTAAATTCCGCAAAGCACATCTTACATTGCGACAGATCGGTAATATCCAGCGTTTCCCGCACGTAGCCGCGAATGTCCAGCCCTTCGGCCTTCCATTCCGCCAGTTCCGTGCCAAGCTGTCCATTGGCTCCGGTAACCGCGATTTTTAATTTTTTTTCCATTAGGTTGCATCACGGTCTGCCGAAGCGGTATCCAGACGTTCCCCGTACTGTTTCTCAAAATAATCTTTGTAGCCGCCGCTCAGCACGCCTTCCATCCATTCGCGGTTGTCGAGATACCACTGAATTGTCTTGCGGATGCCGGATTCATAATCGTGCTGCGGGCTCCACCCGAGCTCATTGCGGATTTTATCGGCGTCAATCGCGTAGCGGCGGTCATGTCCAAGCCGGTCCTTCACGTAGGTGATCAGCGACTCCGGTTTGCCCAGCTCCGCCAATATCGTCTTCACCACATGAATATTCGTCCGCTCATTGCGGCCGCCGACATTATATACCTCACCGTTCACGCCTTTATGAATGACAAGATCAATCGCACTGCAGTGGTCCTCCACATACAGCCAATCGCGAACATTAAGTCCGTCGCCGTACACCGGCAGCGGCTTATCCTGAAGCGCGTTGTCGATCATAAGCGGAATCAGCTTTTCCGGGAACTGATACGGTCCGTAGTTGTTGGAGCAGCGCGTAATATTAACCGGCAGGCCGAACGTCTCATGATAAGCACGCACGAGCAGATCCGCGCCCGCTTTGCTTGCCGAATAAGGACTGTTCGCCGCAAGCGGCGTTTCCTCCGTGAACAGCCCCGTCTCGCCGAGTGTGCCGTACACCTCATCGGTGGACACCTGCACAAACTTCGTCACTCCATACTGCTTCGCCAGCTCCAGCAGCGTCTGGGTCCCGAGCACATTCGTTTTCACGAACACATCCGGTTCCAAAATGCTCCGGTCCACATGCGACTCCGCCGCAAAATTCGCCACCACATCGACACCCTCGGCAAAAAGCGCCTCCAGCGACGAACGGTCCGTAATATCCGCTTTCACGAAACGGTAATTGGGATGCTGCTCTACCGACTTCAAATTTTCCAGGTTGCCCGCGTATGTCAGCGCATCGATGTTAATGATCTCATAATGCGGATATTTTTCCGCCATATACAGCACAAAATTGCTGCCAATAAACCCGGCGCCGCCGGTAACAAGCAGTTTCACGATTTGCAGCTCCCCTTCTGTGAAAAATCTCCCTTAGGTGCTCGACTATTGTATCCGTTGCAGCTAATGCCTCCATTGTAATCATAGCCCTATAGCGTCGATTAGCAATTATATCCCTGCAGCGTCGATTAGCTTGTCACACCCATTGCTTTTGCAATCGTTGCCCAAGTACCATCCGCTTAGCCCCTGAAAGGTACTGTATATCCCTCTAGCTCTGCTCAGCGCTCAAGCCCCTTCAACCTTCAAACACAAAATTGATGTCCGCATCAGCCAGCACGGGATGTTTGCCGTCCTTATCCGACAGCACCGGCTTCGATACCGGCCAGTCGATTGCCAGCGCAGGATCGTCCCAAGCGATGCCGCGATCGTTCTCAGCCGAATAAAACTCATCCACCTTGTACTGCACCTCGCAGTTCGGCACAAGCGTGCAAAATCCGTGCGCAAAACCTTTCGGCACCAGCAGCTGCCGATGATTCGCCGCACTCAAAATAAACCCCTGCCACTGCCCGAACGTAGGTGATCCCCGGCGGATGTCCACCACCACGTCATAAATCGCCCCGGCTGTGCAGCGCACCAGCTTCGTTTGCGCCTTCGGATTTAATTGGTAATGCATCCCCCGCAGCACGCCCGCCTCCACCGAGAGGGAATGATTATCCTGCATGAACTTGGTTGTAATCCCATGCTCATGAAACCGCTGTTCATTATAACTTTCCGTAAAAAAACCCCGGTGATCCCCGAACACCGCCGGTTCAATCAGCTTCAGACCCGGGAGCTTTGTTTCTCTCACGTTCATTGGACCCGAACACCCGCTTTCCGCATACTTCTTTCCTGACTCATTCCGAACCGCTGCTTACAGCTTCAACTTCCCGAACTCTTCTCCGAACAAGACATTTTTAGCCAGCTCGTTCGCAAGGGTCAACGAAGCATGCGTACCTGCGTCGGTCCACCAGCCTTTCAATATATCATATGATAATTCTTTCGATGAGATATAGGCGTTGTTCACATCGGTGATTTCCAATTCCCCGCGCGCCGAAGGCTTCAGCGTCCGAACAATCTCAAATACCCGGCTGTCGTACATATAAATGCCGGTCACAGCATAGCTGCTCTTCGGCTGCTTCGGCTTTTCTTCAATGGATACAATCCGCTCTCCATCGAGTTCCGGGACACCATAACGCTGCGGATCGTGGACTTCCTGAATGAGTATTTTCGCGCCATTCCGCTGCTCGCGGAAGTTATGTACATAAGGAGCGATACTGTCAGCGAACACATTGTCCCCAAGAATGACGACCATTTGATCCCCGCATACAAACTGCTCGGCCAGGCCAAGTGCCTGCGCAATGCCTCCTGCTTCGTCCTGCACCTTGTAGGTGAACGTAACGCCGAAATCCTTCCCGCTTCCGAGCAGGCTGACTACATCGCCCATATGCTCTTTACCGGTGACAATGAGAATATCGGTAATGTCACATTCCTTCAATTTAGCGATAGAGTGAAAAATCATGGGGTATTTGCCTACTGGGAGTAGATGTTTGTTTGTCACTTTTGTTAGGGGGTAGAGACGCGAACCTGTACCTCCTGCGAGAATAATCCCTTTCATAATACTACCTCTCTCTTTTTAAGATAAGTAAATGAAATGCAGTAGAGACTTTTGGCCAAAAACCTATTTTAAAAAATTCGTATCGGAAAGCAATCTTCATTCTAAGAAACCAGTTCTGCTTACTAATATTTACATAGTCATAAAGAATTTGTTTATGGGCTGAGCTTAGTTTTTTATGATAATTTTTCAACAAAGCATTCGCCTGTTTAATTGTGCGTTGAAATATTTGATTCCTGTCCTTTAGACTGGCAAGCTTCAACAATAACGATAAGTTCGTATATTTCTTGGCCCCGATATGATTTTTCGAATGCTGTCTATATAAAATGCTGCTCTCTGAAATACCTTCAATTTTCCCAAAAACTCCGGCAATCAGCGCAATCCACCAATCATGCATCATTGCATCCACAGGTATCGGTAAACAATGATTCTTTAACGCCTTGTTAATCAATACCGTACAACCGGTGACGTGGTTCTGAACGAGCATTTGTTCTAGTCTGACAGAATTAATATTTAGTCTCTGATAATCCCAATAGGAGTCCGATATAAGTTCTAGATTCTCATTAACTACTGTCAAATCAGTATGAATAAGGACAGGTTGGTCTTGGTTACTTTCAGTTTGTTTCATCTTCTGATATGCTTGCTCAACCTTTTTGGGTAACCAGACATCGTCCTGGTCGCAAAACATAATATAATCTGAATCAGAATACTCCATTAATCCGGCGAAACTTTGGCTTGCTCCTAACCGAACGCTCCCAGTATCCACAAACTTGAACTTTTTTGGGTACGTACTGCTATACGATTCTATTATTCTTAACGTTTCATCAGTAGATCCGTCGTCTCTGATTAGCACCTTCCAATTGTCGTATGTTTGGTTCAAAATCGAATCAAGCTGCTGTTGTAAGTATTCTCCACCATTATAAGTAGAAAGTAAAATATCGATGGTAGGATTTATATGGTTCGAATTCATGGTTTCTTTGACGATAGGAAGCAATGTTTTTCAATTTCTTCCCATAAGTATAGATCCCGTTCAATATCATTCTCAGTAAGTTCGCTTCCCGATTGGATTTCAATAATTTCCAGGTCAGTTAGAGCTTTTATACTATGTTTTTTTCCAGCTGGAATTTGAATGAAGAAATCCTCTTCGACAAAAGAAGATACACCGTCTACTACTAAAACTCCTTTTCCACATGTAACTGTCCAAACTTCATTTCTGTTTTGATGAGAATGGTAGCTTAAATTCATTCCCTCTTTAATCTGAATTTTTTTTGTCAATATTTCTTTTCCATTCAACTGCTTGGAATAATCTAAAATTTTATAATGCCCCCATCTTCTCTCTTCATACATTGGCCGGCTATAATGGTTTTTCATAACTTCTTTAATTCTCGGACTTGCTTCCTTATCCGTAACCAATAAACCATCCGGACTTGCCGCAACAACCATATTCGATACTCCAATTACAGCAATCGGGATGTCCAATTCATTTATAACATGGGTATTCGTGCACTCTTCTGAAAGAATGACATTACCAATTTTTTGAGTGTCCATTTCTTCCGTCAATGTATTCCAAGTACCTAAGTCTTTCCAATTCCCATCAAATTCAGTAACTACAATTTTTTCCGCTTTCTCTACCACTTGATAATCAAAACTAATTTTAGGTAAATCCGAGTAATGATTTTTTAAATGCCCATATTTTAGTGGAAGATCTAACCGATCCAAAGCATTTATTATGTATTCCAATCTAAATGCAAATACACCGCAGTTCCATAGAGCGCCTTGGGAGATTAGTTCGCTAGCTACCCTTTCAGAGGGTTTTTCTACAAAACGGTCTACTAAACTATAGTTCTCTTCGGAACAAGATCTTAGAGGTACAATATAGCCGTATTTTTCCGAAGGAAGTACCGGTTTGACACCGATAAGAGCAAGCTCGGCCTTAGATAGATCTAAAATATGCTCTAATTCCGAAACTTTGGAAAAAAACTCACTTTCAACATAAGGATCAACCGGCATAACAATAACCGTTTCATCTAACGATACCTGCTCTTTTTCATATAAAAAAAGGGCTGACAAAGCAATAGCCGGAAAGGTATCCCGTGTTTCCGGTTCAACGA carries:
- the rfbD gene encoding dTDP-4-dehydrorhamnose reductase; this encodes MEKKLKIAVTGANGQLGTELAEWKAEGLDIRGYVRETLDITDLSQCKMCFAEFKPDVVIHCAAYTAVDQAEAEPDAAYRVNAAGTRNVAVAARAVGAKLIFISTDYVFDGTGTRPYNEYDRTNPLSVYGKSKLAGEQLVQTLHERYFIVRTSWVYGRYGNNFVKTMLKLGKERDRLSVVADQVGSPTYVADLAAFVLELAGSEAYGIYHASNSGTCSWYEFAKAIFEESGMSVTVEPCTTEQFPRPAPRPRYSVMDHSAIRANGFEDLRGWREALRDFLTSSGMM
- the rfbB gene encoding dTDP-glucose 4,6-dehydratase, whose product is MKLLVTGGAGFIGSNFVLYMAEKYPHYEIINIDALTYAGNLENLKSVEQHPNYRFVKADITDRSSLEALFAEGVDVVANFAAESHVDRSILEPDVFVKTNVLGTQTLLELAKQYGVTKFVQVSTDEVYGTLGETGLFTEETPLAANSPYSASKAGADLLVRAYHETFGLPVNITRCSNNYGPYQFPEKLIPLMIDNALQDKPLPVYGDGLNVRDWLYVEDHCSAIDLVIHKGVNGEVYNVGGRNERTNIHVVKTILAELGKPESLITYVKDRLGHDRRYAIDADKIRNELGWSPQHDYESGIRKTIQWYLDNREWMEGVLSGGYKDYFEKQYGERLDTASADRDAT
- the rfbC gene encoding dTDP-4-dehydrorhamnose 3,5-epimerase, producing MNVRETKLPGLKLIEPAVFGDHRGFFTESYNEQRFHEHGITTKFMQDNHSLSVEAGVLRGMHYQLNPKAQTKLVRCTAGAIYDVVVDIRRGSPTFGQWQGFILSAANHRQLLVPKGFAHGFCTLVPNCEVQYKVDEFYSAENDRGIAWDDPALAIDWPVSKPVLSDKDGKHPVLADADINFVFEG
- a CDS encoding sugar phosphate nucleotidyltransferase, with the protein product MKGIILAGGTGSRLYPLTKVTNKHLLPVGKYPMIFHSIAKLKECDITDILIVTGKEHMGDVVSLLGSGKDFGVTFTYKVQDEAGGIAQALGLAEQFVCGDQMVVILGDNVFADSIAPYVHNFREQRNGAKILIQEVHDPQRYGVPELDGERIVSIEEKPKQPKSSYAVTGIYMYDSRVFEIVRTLKPSARGELEITDVNNAYISSKELSYDILKGWWTDAGTHASLTLANELAKNVLFGEEFGKLKL
- a CDS encoding glycosyltransferase family 2 protein, which codes for MLPIVKETMNSNHINPTIDILLSTYNGGEYLQQQLDSILNQTYDNWKVLIRDDGSTDETLRIIESYSSTYPKKFKFVDTGSVRLGASQSFAGLMEYSDSDYIMFCDQDDVWLPKKVEQAYQKMKQTESNQDQPVLIHTDLTVVNENLELISDSYWDYQRLNINSVRLEQMLVQNHVTGCTVLINKALKNHCLPIPVDAMMHDWWIALIAGVFGKIEGISESSILYRQHSKNHIGAKKYTNLSLLLKLASLKDRNQIFQRTIKQANALLKNYHKKLSSAHKQILYDYVNISKQNWFLRMKIAFRYEFFKIGFWPKVSTAFHLLILKRER
- a CDS encoding sugar phosphate nucleotidyltransferase; its protein translation is MKIILLSGGSGKRLWPLSNDSRSKQFLKILKSDSGNYESMVQRVLRQLKQNGLAKDSYVTTSKGQYETIQSQLGNDISIIVEPETRDTFPAIALSALFLYEKEQVSLDETVIVMPVDPYVESEFFSKVSELEHILDLSKAELALIGVKPVLPSEKYGYIVPLRSCSEENYSLVDRFVEKPSERVASELISQGALWNCGVFAFRLEYIINALDRLDLPLKYGHLKNHYSDLPKISFDYQVVEKAEKIVVTEFDGNWKDLGTWNTLTEEMDTQKIGNVILSEECTNTHVINELDIPIAVIGVSNMVVAASPDGLLVTDKEASPRIKEVMKNHYSRPMYEERRWGHYKILDYSKQLNGKEILTKKIQIKEGMNLSYHSHQNRNEVWTVTCGKGVLVVDGVSSFVEEDFFIQIPAGKKHSIKALTDLEIIEIQSGSELTENDIERDLYLWEEIEKHCFLSSKKP